TCGTGCCGCTGGGGTCGGTCCGCCCCGTGTTCGGCGTCTCCGTCGAGCCGGACCGCGTGCCCGGGTCGACGGTGTGCGTGGAGGTCGAGGAGGTCTGGCTGGTGCTGGTGGCCGTGCCCTGGTCCCGGGTGACGGTCGGGGTCTCGGCGAACGCGGGCATCGACGAGGTCGCCGAGCGCATCGCGTCGTCCCGGGCCTGCATCACCCGCACGGCCTCGGCCTTGGCCTCCTCGGACTCGGCCTTCCGCAGGGGCATCGTCACCGGCAGCGCGGCCAGCTCGACCAGGCTGCCGCTGGAGATCGCGTCGGTGAACATCTTCTTCGGGTCGTAGTCGACCGGGTCGGGCATCCGGCTCTTCGCCTCGGCCGCGGCGGTCGTCTGGTCGTGCAGGGCGGTGCCGGTGGCGGTGAAGTGGTCGCCGGTCAGGTCGCTGAAGTCGCCGACCTTGGCCAGCGCGGTGCGGACGCCCTCCCCGGCGCTGCCCGTCCAGCCCGACTCCGAGCCGCTGACGATGACCCGGAAGTCGACGGCGAGCTGGGTGAAGGTCTCGCCGATGGACTTCCACTCCTCGGCGATCTCCCCCGCGGCGCCGGGGTTGAAGTTCTCCTCGACCTGCCGCTTCATGTCCGCGTGCTGGTACGCGGGGTAGTTCGCGGTCGGCTCGGGCACCGGTGGCTTCTCGTGGGTCACGTCATCCCCCGTCGGGACGTGGGCGGGTCAGGGCAGCTTGGGCGCGATCAACTCGGCGGCGTCGGTCGCCCGCTTGCACGCCGCTGCGGTGTCGGTGGAGCTGGCGGTGAGGTTGGCGATCACCTGCACGCTGGACGAGTCGGAGACCTCGATCACCACGTGGCAGATGTTCTGGGCGCCGGCGTGCGCTTCGACCAGGATCGCGTCGCGATCGCCCGCCTTGGTGGGGGAGGTCTTCTCGCCTTCGTAGTTGAGGTCCGCGAAGCCCTGCGTCGGGTTGACCGCGGCGAGCAGGCCGCCGTTCCCGCTGACGTTCCAGCGGCACGCCTCGGCGCCGCCGACCCGGTCCGCCTCGCCGGGGTTCGACAGTCCCAGCCGGGTCACTTCACCGCTGGTCAGCAGGTCGCAGGGCTTGAGGTCGGCGAGGGCGTCGCCACCGCCGACCGTGCTGCCCGTGGTCGAGGTGGTCGTGCCACCGCTGTTCGGCGCGGGCGTCGGCGTGCCGGAAGCCCCGTTGCCCGAGCACGCCGCGGCGGCCAGCAGGGCGAGGGCGATCGGGAGACGGGTGAGTGCGCGGTTCATCGGGGGTGCGTCGTCCTGTCAGAGGTTGTTGAGCGTCTGCGACTTGGCTTCGTCGGTGTTCTGGTAGGAGTTCCGGCTCTTCTCGATCTGGTCCTTCAGGTCCGTGATCGCCTTGACCATCTCCGGGATGATGTCGCCGACGACCTGCCGACCGAGTTGCGCGTTCACGTCACCGACTTCCTCCGCGTACCCGAGACCGATGGGGGTCCGGGTGACCAGGAAGTCCGCGCGTTGCTGGACCGCGTCCAGCGCGTCCTGCATCTCGGTGAGCTTGCGCAGCATCGAGTCGACCGCGTGGGGGTCCACCGACAGCGCCTGCGCCTCGCTCGCGGCCACCACCGCCCTGGTCGCGGCGACGATGTTGCCCAACCCCGTGGCGAACAGCCCGGCCAGGCCGCCACCGCCCTGCTGCTGGTACTGCTCCACGGCGTACTGGCCCACGTCCCCCGTCGGCCCCTTGTCCGCACCGGTCACAGCACAAACCTCCCCGATTGCGCTATGTAGTCGGCTCAGGACTGTAGCGAAGCGCGGGCCAGTAGGGCGCAGGTCCGACCACTTGCATACGAAAGGGTTAAATCCCCAAACCACATCGCCAAAACACGCTCACGTTGTGCCTGTCCGAACCGGAAACCGCGCCGATCGGGGACTAGGCTCACCCGGGTGGCCCAAGCGGTGGAACTGGCGGTAGGCGAGCGCGTGGTCCGGGTGTCCAACCCGGGCAAGGTGTACTTCCCCGAGCGGGGCATCACGAAGCTCCAGGTGGTCGAGTACTACCTGGCCGTTGCCGAACCGCTGCTGCGCGTGCTGCGCGACCGGCCCACCACGCTGAAGCGCTACGTCGACGGCGTGACCGGCGAGGCGTTCTACCAGAAGCGCTTGCCCAAGGGCGCGCCCGAGTGGGTCGGCACGGCGCGCGTCAAGTTCCCCTCGGGGCGCCCGGCCGACGAGGTGTGCCCGACCGAGCCGGCCGTGCTGGCGTGGGCGGCGAACCTCGGCACCTTCGACTTCCACCCCTGGCCCGTGCGGCGCGCGGACACCGACCGGCCCGACGAGCTGCGCGTCGACCTCGACCCGCAGCCGGGCACGGGGTTCCGGGACGCGGTGGAGGTCGCGTCGGTCCTGAAGGAGGTGCTGGACGAGCTCGGGCTCGTCGGCTACCCCAAGACCTCCGGTGGGCGGGGCGTCCACGTGGCCGTGCGCATCCGGCCCGAGTGGGACTTCGTGGACGTGCGGCACGCCGTCATCGCGTTGGCGCGCGAAGTGGAGCGCCGGGCACCGGACCGGGCGACCACGTCGTGGTGGAAGGAGGAGCGCGGCGAGCGCGTCTTCCTGGACTACAACCAGGCCGCGCGGGACCGCACCATCGCGTCCGCCTGGTCGGTGCGCGGGACGCCCCGGGCCACCGTGTCGACGCCGGTGACGTGGGACCAGCTGTCCACTGTGGACCCCGACGACTTCGACGTGCTCACCGTGCCGGGGTACCTGGCGGAGCACGGGGACCCGCACGCCGGCCTGGACGACGAGGCGTTCGGCATCGAGACCCTGCTGGACTGGTACGCCGCCGACGAGCGCGGCGAGATGCCGTACCCGCCCGACTACCCCAAGATGCCCGGCGAGCCGCCGCGCGTGCAGCCTTCGCGGAAGAGGGCCGACTGACGCGTCCGAACGGGTGATGATCGACTCCGGGGAAGCCTCGGGGGGTCGCCCGGCCGCACCGGGGACGTGGGCCTGCGGAGCCCGGCCGGTCGACGAGCCGGCGGACTGGACGGCGTTCGTGCGCGCCCGGCGGCCCGGCTGCGTCGAGCGGCAGCGGCGCGGTCTCGACGGGCACCGGTCCGGCGATTGGGTCATCCGGCTGTTCCCGACGCCACAGCGGTCCTGTTCACGCTGGTCCGCCCGTACCATGGAGCCGAACGCCGAACAGGGGGAGGACACCGGATGACGCAGGCGTACGTGGTGCGGTTCGTCGGCGGCCCCCTCGACGGCCGGGTCGACTCGCACGCCAAGGCGCCGGACGAGCCGAAGCCCACCGTCACCCACGTGCACCTCCACGGTGGCCCCAAGATCGTCCACCACTACGACCTCCGGTACGCCGTCGAGTACGGCTGCGAGTACCACCTGAGGACCGAGGGCGACGACGCCCCGTGATCCCGCGTCCGTCCCGCTGAGACGGCTCTGAACAGGGCAAGAAGCGGCGGACCGTAGACAAGCAACAGCAGGGCGTTTACCGTTTGGACCTGTGAGAGCGCTCTCATGCGTTCCCGCTCACAGAGCTGTGAGTCCCTGCTGGAGGTACCCCGTGCGTTCGATCCGCCCCCACGTGGCGGCCCTGGCGGTCGCCGTGCTCGCGGCCGCCGCCGTCCCGCTCGCCACGACCGGCACGGCCGGTGCCGTCACGGTCGGCGCGGGCGGCTATGCCACCACCCGCCCCGCGGGCACGACCGGCCCGACCAACTCCGACGGCGCCGCGGTGACGCCCAAGGTCACCTCGCGGCTGGCCGGCCGCCCCGTCCCGACCAACGACTGGTGGTCGTCGCTGGCCTTCCAGCGCTACGCCGGCAACCCGTACTCCGAGAACATGTACGCCCACCCGCTGACCTTCCACGCGGCGGCGCAGGGCCTGGGCGTCGGCTACCCGACCAGCCCGACCATCACCTCCGACGGCCGCGGCTACGAGTTCATGCACCGGGACGAGCTGTTCGTCGGCGTCAGCGGCCTCAACGCGCCGCGCACGCAGGTCGACGGCTGGTCCGACTGGACCGTCAGTCCTCTGTGGACCGACGGCACCCGCACCCTGCGCACCACCATCGGCCACGGCTCGCCGTACGTCTACGCCGAGGCCACCGGCGGCAACGCCCGGGTCGCCTTCAACGCGCCCACCACGGTCTGGAGCAACACCGGCACCACGCTCGGCGTCACCGTCAACGGCCACGACTACGCCCTGTTCTCCCCGGCGAACTGGTCCCTGGTCGGCACCGCCGAGGCCACCTCGCCCGCGGCGTTCTTCTCCGTCGCCGCGCTGCCCAGTCGCGACGCGCTGAGCCTGTTCCAGCGCTACGCGTTCTCCTTCGTCACCGACACCAAGGTCAGCTGGTCCTACAACTCCGCCAACGCCCAGCTCACCGCCACCTACACGGCCACCACCACCGCCCGCCAGGGCACCCAGACGGGCACCCTGCAGGCCCTCTACCGGCACCAGTGGCTCAACTCCGGCGACACCACCACCGCCTACCGCTACACCTCGCCGCGCGGTGAGATGCGGCTGCGCGAGGGCGCCTCGTTCACCACGCGCAGCGCGTTCAACGGCGTCCTGCCCGCCCTCCCGCTGTCGCCGTCGGCCGACCGCAACCGCCTGCGCGCCGAGATCGACCAGGAGCTCAACGCCGCCGACCCGTGGAAGGGCGCCTCCGACACCTACTGGACCGGCAAGGCGCTGTGGCGGCTGGCCGCGCTGGCCCGGGTGGCCAACCAGATCGGCTACACCGCGGGCCGCGACCGGCTGCTGACCCTGGTCCGCGACCGGCTCACCGACTGGCTCACCGCGAGCTCCGGCGAGACCGGCAGGCTCTTCGCCTACGACGCCACGTGGGGCACGCTGATCGGCTACCCGGCCGGCTACGGCACCGACTCCGAGCTGAACGACCACCACTTCCACTACGGCTACTACGCGCTGGCGGCCGCGATCCTCGCGCAGCACGACGCGACGTGGGCGAGCGACGCCCGCTACGGCGGCATGGTCAAGCTGCTGCTCAAGGACGCCAACAACTACGACCGCGGCGAGACGCGCTTCCCGTTCCTGCGGAACTTCGACGCCTACGCGGGCCACGGCTGGGCGTCCGGCCACGCCGGTTTCGCGCACGGCAACAACGAGGAGTCCTCGTCCGAGGCGATGATGTTCGCCACCGCGGCCGTGCTGTTCGGGCAGGCCACCGGTGACACCGCGCTGCGCGACGCGGGCATCTACCTGCACACCACGCAGGAGACCGCGATCGGCCAGTACTGGTTCGACAAGGAC
This portion of the Saccharothrix syringae genome encodes:
- a CDS encoding DUF3558 family protein, with translation MNRALTRLPIALALLAAAACSGNGASGTPTPAPNSGGTTTSTTGSTVGGGDALADLKPCDLLTSGEVTRLGLSNPGEADRVGGAEACRWNVSGNGGLLAAVNPTQGFADLNYEGEKTSPTKAGDRDAILVEAHAGAQNICHVVIEVSDSSSVQVIANLTASSTDTAAACKRATDAAELIAPKLP
- the ligD gene encoding non-homologous end-joining DNA ligase; translation: MAQAVELAVGERVVRVSNPGKVYFPERGITKLQVVEYYLAVAEPLLRVLRDRPTTLKRYVDGVTGEAFYQKRLPKGAPEWVGTARVKFPSGRPADEVCPTEPAVLAWAANLGTFDFHPWPVRRADTDRPDELRVDLDPQPGTGFRDAVEVASVLKEVLDELGLVGYPKTSGGRGVHVAVRIRPEWDFVDVRHAVIALAREVERRAPDRATTSWWKEERGERVFLDYNQAARDRTIASAWSVRGTPRATVSTPVTWDQLSTVDPDDFDVLTVPGYLAEHGDPHAGLDDEAFGIETLLDWYAADERGEMPYPPDYPKMPGEPPRVQPSRKRAD
- a CDS encoding glycosyl hydrolase; the encoded protein is MRSIRPHVAALAVAVLAAAAVPLATTGTAGAVTVGAGGYATTRPAGTTGPTNSDGAAVTPKVTSRLAGRPVPTNDWWSSLAFQRYAGNPYSENMYAHPLTFHAAAQGLGVGYPTSPTITSDGRGYEFMHRDELFVGVSGLNAPRTQVDGWSDWTVSPLWTDGTRTLRTTIGHGSPYVYAEATGGNARVAFNAPTTVWSNTGTTLGVTVNGHDYALFSPANWSLVGTAEATSPAAFFSVAALPSRDALSLFQRYAFSFVTDTKVSWSYNSANAQLTATYTATTTARQGTQTGTLQALYRHQWLNSGDTTTAYRYTSPRGEMRLREGASFTTRSAFNGVLPALPLSPSADRNRLRAEIDQELNAADPWKGASDTYWTGKALWRLAALARVANQIGYTAGRDRLLTLVRDRLTDWLTASSGETGRLFAYDATWGTLIGYPAGYGTDSELNDHHFHYGYYALAAAILAQHDATWASDARYGGMVKLLLKDANNYDRGETRFPFLRNFDAYAGHGWASGHAGFAHGNNEESSSEAMMFATAAVLFGQATGDTALRDAGIYLHTTQETAIGQYWFDKDNATFPAGYGHDTLGIVWGAGGSYSTWWTANPEEIHGINMLPITGGSLYHADYKADILQNINELRANNGGTEVEWKDVITQFLALADPAQALAQYGSGLEPESGDSRAHAYHWLTSLDTFGTPDTSVTANVPTHAVLSKNGARTYVAYNPGASATTVTFSDGQSLSVPASSTAWRGPAGSGTDSGSGGTTTTSTTTTTTTTTTSTTTTTTTPPTSRDAFGTIQAESYDQQNGLIRETTTDTGGGQNIAAIANGDWALFRGVDFGTRTGRQFVARVASGAAGGVSGLVEVRLGSPTATPVGSFAIANTGGWQSWRTVPANTSDLTGRHDVYLTFTSGQPADFVNVNWISFGA